Proteins encoded together in one Miscanthus floridulus cultivar M001 chromosome 16, ASM1932011v1, whole genome shotgun sequence window:
- the LOC136514505 gene encoding uncharacterized protein has translation MVFGNVFIVLGSGVAGSVLTGDAKLPKLGDVFSGAAKFVKKHGKEGGDAKSGSSDQNQLLSQINNLREQIHTLATTPNTIVTPAVNSGPGVYTITAVVVAGAIGYAYIKWKGWKLSDMMFVTKRGLSDACTAVGNHLDQVSDSVVVTRKHLAGRIDRGDISLDETQQIIEGTRDEVGIIHGDLSAFQEDLQSVNLVVRTLESKMGRLESSQDQTVDGINHLCEFTRKVEPSQNANVRQVSSLSIPAVMDSSSERIVGRVSCLPRLALESPISSPVAESPRAETSLQVSPAAERPETTSQEQEQESVSRKCRTRNREGSCEQKSSHSHGASSSSSAAIAASMKTQNPSSSRLGGLWMPVLGTLLRASALS, from the exons ATGGTGTTCGGCAATGTCTTCATCGTCCTCGGCTCCG GCGTCGCTGGATCCGTTCTCACCGGTGACGCCAAACTTCCTAAACTGGGGGATGTATTCTCTGGAGCCGCCAAG TTTGTGAAGAAACATGGGAAAGAAGGTGGTGACGCAAAGTCTGGCAGCAGCGATCAGAATCAGTTGCTATCTCAG ATCAACAATCTCAGGGAGCAGATACACACCCTAGCCACAACACCAAATACAATAGTGACACCGGCTGTGAATTCTG GACCCGGCGTATATACTATAACAGCAGTTGTTGTTGCTGGGGCTATCGGCTATGCTTATATAAAGTGGAAG GGATGGAAACTCTCTGATATGATGTTTGTGACAAAGCGTGGTTTATCTGATGCTTGCACTGCTGTTGGCAACCATTTGGATCAAGTTTCAGACTCTGTCGTT GTCACAAGGAAACATCTGGCTGGGAGGATTGATCGTGGGGATATTAGTTTAGATGAAACCCAGCAGATTATTGAAGGCACAAGGGATGAG GTTGGAATCATACATGGAGATCTAAGTGCTTTCCAGGAGGATTTGCAATCAGTCAATCTTGTAGTTCGGACTCTG GAATCCAAGATGGGGCGTCTTGAAAGCTCTCAG GATCAAACTGTAGACGGAATAAATCACTTATGTGAGTTCACCAGAAAGGTGGAACCTAGCCAGAATGCCAATGTTCGTCAG GTCTCTTCGTTATCCATTCCTGCTGTTATGGATTCCTCTTCAGAGCGAATTGTTGGGAGG GTTAGCTGTTTGCCTCGCTTAGCTCTGGAGTCGCCAATCTCCTCACCTGTAGCTGAGTCACCTAGAGCAGAGACATCCCTGCAGGTTTCACCTGCGGCCGAACGGCCTGAGACGACATCGCAG gagcaggagcaggagagtGTTAGCCGAAAATGTCGTACGAGAAACAGGGAAGGATCATGTGAGCAGAAGTCATCCCATTCGCATGGggcctcatcatcgtcatcggcgGCTATAGCAGCTAGCATGAAGACACAAAACCCAAGCTCGAGCCGATTGGGGGGCCTGTGGATGCCTGTGCTTGGCACTTTGCTCAGGGCTTCTGCTTTAAGTTAG